Proteins from a single region of Streptomyces sp. Tu 3180:
- a CDS encoding XRE family transcriptional regulator encodes MTDDTPPRLPLDWIAAALRRERTRVGLSLSELAKRAGIAKSTLSQLEAASGNPSMETIWALAVALGVPFSALVEPPAPAVQVIRAGRGPTVRSEQSSYVATLLSASPPGARRDLYAVGLEPGTVRASEPHIPGTVEHIVVSAGRVKAGPDGESVELGPGDYMAYRGDVRHAYEALEPHTEFVLIMQHV; translated from the coding sequence ATGACCGACGACACCCCGCCCCGCCTCCCCCTCGACTGGATCGCCGCCGCCCTGCGCCGCGAGCGCACCCGCGTCGGGCTCTCCCTCTCCGAGCTGGCCAAACGGGCCGGGATCGCCAAGTCCACGCTGTCCCAGCTGGAGGCGGCGAGCGGGAACCCCAGCATGGAGACCATCTGGGCGCTGGCGGTGGCGCTCGGGGTGCCGTTCAGCGCGCTGGTGGAGCCGCCGGCGCCCGCCGTCCAGGTGATCAGGGCGGGACGGGGGCCGACCGTGCGCTCCGAGCAGTCCAGCTACGTCGCCACGCTGCTGTCGGCGAGCCCGCCGGGGGCGCGGCGCGACCTCTACGCGGTGGGGCTGGAGCCGGGGACCGTGCGCGCCTCGGAACCGCACATTCCGGGGACGGTGGAGCACATCGTGGTGAGCGCCGGGCGCGTGAAGGCGGGGCCCGACGGAGAGAGCGTCGAACTCGGCCCGGGGGACTACATGGCGTACCGGGGGGATGTGCGGCACGCGTACGAGGCGCTGGAACCTCACACGGAATTCGTGCTGATCATGCAGCACGTATGA
- a CDS encoding cold-shock protein, whose protein sequence is MATGTVKWFNAEKGFGFIAQEGGGPDVFVHYSAINASGFRSLEENQQVSFDVTQGPKGPQAENVTPV, encoded by the coding sequence ATGGCTACCGGAACCGTGAAGTGGTTCAACGCCGAAAAGGGCTTTGGTTTCATCGCCCAGGAAGGCGGCGGCCCCGACGTCTTCGTCCATTACTCCGCGATCAACGCGAGCGGCTTCCGCTCCCTTGAGGAGAACCAGCAGGTGTCCTTCGACGTCACGCAGGGCCCGAAGGGCCCGCAGGCGGAGAACGTCACCCCGGTCTGA
- a CDS encoding menaquinone biosynthesis protein: MDNPRTRPRVGHIQFLNCMPLYWGLARTGTLLDFELTKDTPEKLSEKLVQGDLDIGPITLVEFLRHADRLVAFPDIAVGCDGPVMSCVIVSQVPLDRLDGARVALGSTSRTSVRLAQLLLAERYGVQPEYYTCPPDLSLMMQEAEAAVLIGDAALRANMLDGPRYGLDVHDLGALWKEWTGLPFVFAVWAARRDYLEREPVITRKVHEAFLASRNLSLEEVGKVAEQAARWEAFDEATLAQYFTTLDFSFGPPQLEAVAEFARRVGPTTGFAADVTVDLLRP; this comes from the coding sequence GTGGACAATCCTCGCACCCGGCCGCGCGTCGGCCACATCCAGTTCCTGAACTGCATGCCCCTGTACTGGGGGCTCGCGAGAACGGGCACGCTCCTCGACTTCGAGCTGACCAAGGACACCCCGGAGAAGCTCAGCGAGAAGCTCGTGCAGGGAGACCTCGACATCGGGCCGATCACCCTCGTCGAGTTCCTCAGGCACGCGGACCGGCTCGTCGCCTTCCCCGACATCGCCGTCGGCTGCGACGGCCCGGTCATGTCCTGCGTGATCGTCTCGCAGGTCCCGCTGGACCGGCTGGACGGCGCCCGCGTCGCCCTCGGCTCGACCTCGCGCACCTCCGTACGCCTCGCCCAGCTCCTCCTCGCCGAGCGGTACGGCGTACAGCCCGAGTACTACACCTGCCCGCCCGACCTGAGCCTGATGATGCAGGAGGCCGAGGCGGCCGTCCTCATCGGGGACGCGGCACTGCGCGCGAACATGCTCGACGGACCGCGCTACGGCCTGGACGTGCACGACCTGGGCGCGCTGTGGAAGGAGTGGACGGGCCTGCCGTTCGTGTTCGCGGTGTGGGCGGCGCGCCGCGACTACCTGGAGCGCGAGCCGGTCATCACCCGCAAGGTGCACGAGGCCTTCCTCGCCTCCCGCAACCTCTCCCTCGAGGAGGTCGGCAAGGTCGCCGAGCAGGCGGCCCGCTGGGAGGCGTTCGACGAGGCGACCCTGGCCCAGTACTTCACCACCCTCGACTTCAGCTTCGGGCCCCCGCAGCTGGAGGCGGTCGCGGAGTTCGCCCGCCGGGTCGGACCGACGACGGGGTTCGCGGCGGACGTGACGGTGGACCTGCTGCGGCCCTGA
- a CDS encoding serine/threonine-protein kinase, translating to MRPLERDEPTVVGPYRLLGRLGSGGMGRVYLGRSAGGRTVAVKIVHPHFALDEEFRARFRREVDAARRVGGAWTAPVLDADPDARVPWVATAYAAGPSLAAAVTDTGPLPAPTVRALGAGLAEALAAVHALGLVHRDVKPSNVLLTLDGPLLIDFGIARATDGTASLTSTGVSIGSPGYMSPEQILGKGVTGAADVFSLGAVLAYAATGRPPFPGDSSAALLYKVVHEAPELGEWDGEVRELTEACLDKDPAARPAPAEVSRRLAPEGAARLMAGGWLPGVLVERVSRAAVQVLNLEAGAGTGAGSVPGPASGPVDFSSPSVGEAPAAGVAAGGGTGTAAGVFGPPPDMPAAGGTGAAGVPGPRGGQRDARPRPHAGPHPPTRPAGRPPRAGRLSLSVSATSATERGAGRGRRMSCTVALAVAGALAAVTVGSVFLRDLLPGDSRGGSSGPDGGAQSKAPVTAVPAAYVGTWEGQATSRDGIAVPLGTFRVTIEQGKVGERVGTLRHTDIFGGVCDDVLTLKQVTDKQLVTDSVGAKSNRDVCNQALHTVRLTPVGDDLVYTSDSKASGRPEARLSKVR from the coding sequence ATGCGGCCGCTCGAACGGGACGAACCCACGGTCGTGGGGCCCTACCGGCTGCTCGGCCGGCTCGGCTCGGGCGGCATGGGCCGGGTCTACCTGGGCCGCAGCGCCGGGGGCCGCACGGTCGCGGTGAAGATCGTGCACCCGCACTTCGCGCTGGACGAGGAGTTCCGGGCCCGCTTCCGCCGCGAGGTCGACGCCGCCCGCCGGGTGGGCGGCGCCTGGACGGCGCCCGTCCTGGACGCCGACCCCGACGCCCGGGTCCCGTGGGTCGCCACCGCCTACGCGGCCGGCCCGTCCCTGGCGGCGGCCGTCACGGACACCGGCCCGCTGCCCGCCCCCACCGTGCGGGCGCTGGGCGCGGGCCTGGCCGAGGCGCTGGCGGCGGTGCACGCACTGGGCCTGGTGCACCGGGACGTGAAGCCGTCGAACGTCCTCCTCACCCTCGACGGCCCGCTGCTCATCGACTTCGGCATCGCCCGCGCCACGGACGGCACGGCCTCCCTGACGTCGACGGGCGTGTCGATCGGCTCCCCCGGCTACATGTCCCCCGAGCAGATCCTCGGCAAGGGCGTCACGGGCGCGGCGGACGTCTTCTCCCTGGGCGCGGTGCTGGCGTACGCGGCGACGGGCCGGCCGCCGTTCCCCGGGGACTCCTCGGCGGCGCTGCTGTACAAGGTCGTCCACGAGGCCCCGGAGCTGGGCGAGTGGGACGGCGAGGTGCGCGAGCTGACGGAGGCGTGCCTGGACAAGGACCCGGCCGCGCGCCCGGCCCCGGCCGAGGTGTCCCGGCGGCTCGCCCCCGAGGGCGCCGCCCGGCTGATGGCGGGCGGGTGGCTGCCGGGAGTACTGGTGGAACGGGTGAGCCGGGCCGCGGTGCAGGTGCTGAACCTGGAGGCGGGGGCGGGGACGGGCGCGGGGAGCGTGCCGGGGCCGGCGTCCGGACCGGTGGACTTCAGCAGCCCGTCGGTCGGGGAGGCCCCGGCGGCCGGCGTGGCGGCCGGCGGGGGGACCGGCACGGCGGCCGGGGTGTTCGGTCCGCCGCCGGACATGCCGGCGGCCGGGGGGACGGGTGCCGCCGGCGTCCCCGGGCCGCGTGGCGGGCAACGCGACGCGCGGCCACGGCCGCACGCGGGCCCGCACCCGCCGACCCGGCCCGCGGGCCGCCCTCCCCGTGCCGGCAGGCTCTCCCTCTCCGTCTCGGCCACGTCCGCCACCGAGCGCGGCGCCGGCCGCGGCAGACGGATGAGCTGCACGGTGGCCCTCGCGGTCGCCGGAGCACTGGCCGCGGTCACCGTCGGATCGGTGTTCCTGCGCGACCTGCTGCCGGGCGACTCCCGGGGCGGCTCGTCCGGCCCGGACGGCGGAGCCCAGTCGAAGGCACCCGTCACCGCGGTCCCCGCCGCGTACGTCGGCACCTGGGAGGGCCAGGCCACCTCCCGTGACGGCATCGCCGTCCCCCTGGGCACGTTCCGGGTGACGATCGAACAGGGGAAGGTGGGCGAACGGGTCGGCACGCTCCGCCACACCGACATCTTCGGCGGCGTCTGCGACGACGTCCTCACCCTGAAGCAGGTCACGGACAAGCAGCTCGTCACGGACTCCGTCGGCGCGAAGTCCAACCGCGACGTGTGCAACCAGGCCCTGCACACCGTGCGCCTCACCCCGGTCGGCGACGACCTGGTGTACACGTCGGACAGCAAGGCCTCGGGGCGGCCGGAGGCACGGCTGTCGAAGGTCAGGTAG